A single genomic interval of Chrysemys picta bellii isolate R12L10 chromosome 8, ASM1138683v2, whole genome shotgun sequence harbors:
- the MYOZ3 gene encoding myozenin-3 isoform X1 codes for MFPIMHSDHTRERKKQAMAIVTEMMGDVPQLDLGKKVSIPQDLMVEELSLQTNRGSQLFQQRQKRVQKFILEHPTGYRASSSRMAAGGSHGAAEGDLAGRPDAWLSAQGQENYRTELHVAAAGQGTPPKVPKKTNKVLQMSKALNPESLAPGYSGPLKDVPPEKFNFTAIPKGYCSPWQEFLFSEDYRMESKSQLPELPRKPSHFELRSFNRTPTPFGGVLLNDMFTVPGLEMEAQTDTSNSLELAWNRPSFNRAPQGWSGSDPANLRCSTQLVQPQKTMILY; via the exons ATGTTCCCAATTATGCATTCAGACCACACCCGAGAGAGAAAAAAGCAGGCGATGGCCATCGTGACGGAGATGATGGGAGATG TCCCCCAGCTGGACCTGGGGAAGAAGGTCAGCATCCCCCAGGATCTGATGGTGGAAGAGCTGTCTCTGCAGACAAACAGGGGCTCCCAGCTGTTCCAACAGAGGCAGAAGCGGGTGCAGAAGTTCATCTTGGAGCATCCTACTGGCTACAGAGCC AGCTCAAGCAGGATGGCAGCAGGTGGCTCGCACGGCGCGGCTGAGGGGGACCTGGCGGGAAGACCGGACGCGTGGCTG TCTGCCCAGGGCCAGGAGAACTATCGCACTGAGCTTCACGTGGCAGCAGCAGGCCAGGGGACCCCTCCCAAAGTGCCCAAGAAGACAAACAAAGTCCTACAAATGAGTAAAGCCCTCAATCCCGAGTCCCTGGCCCCAG GCTACTCTGGACCGCTGAAGGACGTCCCACCGGAGAAGTTCAACTTCACTGCCATCCCCAAGGGCTACTGTTCCCCTTGGCAGGAATTCCTCTTCAGTGAGGACTACCGGATGGAGAGCAAGAGCCAGCTGCCTGAACTGCCCAGGAAACCCAGCCACTTCGAGTTGAGGAGCTTCAACAG GACTCCGACCCCATTTGGTGGAGTGCTACTCAATGACATGTTCACTGTGCCTGGGTTGGAGATGGAGGCTCAGACAGACACCTCGAACAGCTTGGAGCTCGCCTGGAATAGACCCAGCTTTAACAGAGCACCCCAGGGCTGG TCAGGATCAGATCCTGCCAATTTAAGATGCAGTACACAATTGGTGCAGCCCCAAAAAACAATGATTCTGTATTGA
- the MYOZ3 gene encoding myozenin-3 isoform X2, translated as MFPIMHSDHTRERKKQAMAIVTEMMGDVPQLDLGKKVSIPQDLMVEELSLQTNRGSQLFQQRQKRVQKFILEHPTGYRASSSRMAAGGSHGAAEGDLAGRPDAWLSAQGQENYRTELHVAAAGQGTPPKVPKKTNKVLQMSKALNPESLAPGYSGPLKDVPPEKFNFTAIPKGYCSPWQEFLFSEDYRMESKSQLPELPRKPSHFELRSFNRTPTPFGGVLLNDMFTVPGLEMEAQTDTSNSLELAWNRPSFNRAPQGWVRILPETEEL; from the exons ATGTTCCCAATTATGCATTCAGACCACACCCGAGAGAGAAAAAAGCAGGCGATGGCCATCGTGACGGAGATGATGGGAGATG TCCCCCAGCTGGACCTGGGGAAGAAGGTCAGCATCCCCCAGGATCTGATGGTGGAAGAGCTGTCTCTGCAGACAAACAGGGGCTCCCAGCTGTTCCAACAGAGGCAGAAGCGGGTGCAGAAGTTCATCTTGGAGCATCCTACTGGCTACAGAGCC AGCTCAAGCAGGATGGCAGCAGGTGGCTCGCACGGCGCGGCTGAGGGGGACCTGGCGGGAAGACCGGACGCGTGGCTG TCTGCCCAGGGCCAGGAGAACTATCGCACTGAGCTTCACGTGGCAGCAGCAGGCCAGGGGACCCCTCCCAAAGTGCCCAAGAAGACAAACAAAGTCCTACAAATGAGTAAAGCCCTCAATCCCGAGTCCCTGGCCCCAG GCTACTCTGGACCGCTGAAGGACGTCCCACCGGAGAAGTTCAACTTCACTGCCATCCCCAAGGGCTACTGTTCCCCTTGGCAGGAATTCCTCTTCAGTGAGGACTACCGGATGGAGAGCAAGAGCCAGCTGCCTGAACTGCCCAGGAAACCCAGCCACTTCGAGTTGAGGAGCTTCAACAG GACTCCGACCCCATTTGGTGGAGTGCTACTCAATGACATGTTCACTGTGCCTGGGTTGGAGATGGAGGCTCAGACAGACACCTCGAACAGCTTGGAGCTCGCCTGGAATAGACCCAGCTTTAACAGAGCACCCCAGGGCTGGGTACGGATTTTACCAGAGACAGAAGAGCTGTAA